A portion of the Enterobacter sp. SA187 genome contains these proteins:
- a CDS encoding glycoside hydrolase family 32 protein has translation MTYSIADAEQELRVKRDALNLRWYPHYHLAARAGWMNDPNGLVWFDGWYHAFYQHHPYSTQWGPMHWGHARSQDLVHWEHLPVAIAPEGPEDKDGCFSGSAVVDGDTLALIYTGHKFHGDAGNEDNLYQVQCLATSRDGIHFERQGIVVNTPPGVHHFRDPKVWREGDSWYMIVGARLGETGQVRLYRSADLRQWQDEGVLDEAEAGMGFMWECPDFFTLNGRRVLMFSPQGMNADGFKNRNLFQSGYLVGDWQPGQPFIRAGEFAEMDHGHDFYAPQSFATPDGRRIVIGWLDMWESPLPEQQDGWAGMLSLPRELSLSHDNRLQMRPAKEVESLRQAWFPWPVSTLKNQQISVAENAGAMEVVLNWNSADSTAEQYGISLGDGLRVYVDAQQQRLVLERYYPQHALCGTRSVPLSPDRDLSVRLFIDSSSVEVFVNNGEACLSSRIYPDAGNRELRLFAWSGSASLTDGGAWQLE, from the coding sequence ATGACCTACTCAATTGCTGACGCTGAACAGGAACTCAGGGTAAAGCGCGACGCGCTCAACCTGCGCTGGTATCCGCATTACCATCTGGCGGCCCGTGCGGGCTGGATGAACGATCCCAACGGGCTGGTGTGGTTCGACGGCTGGTATCACGCTTTTTACCAGCATCATCCTTATTCCACGCAATGGGGACCGATGCACTGGGGGCATGCGCGCAGTCAGGATCTGGTGCACTGGGAACATTTGCCGGTGGCCATCGCCCCGGAAGGACCGGAAGATAAAGATGGTTGTTTTTCCGGCTCGGCGGTGGTGGACGGCGACACCCTCGCGCTGATTTACACCGGCCATAAATTTCACGGCGACGCCGGTAACGAAGACAACCTCTATCAGGTGCAGTGTCTGGCCACCAGCCGCGACGGGATCCACTTTGAGCGGCAGGGCATTGTGGTGAATACGCCGCCGGGCGTGCATCACTTCCGCGATCCCAAAGTCTGGCGCGAAGGGGATAGCTGGTACATGATCGTCGGCGCACGTCTGGGCGAAACCGGACAGGTGCGTCTGTATCGCTCGGCGGATCTGCGCCAGTGGCAGGACGAAGGCGTGCTCGATGAAGCGGAAGCCGGCATGGGCTTTATGTGGGAGTGCCCGGACTTCTTCACCCTGAACGGCAGGCGCGTGCTGATGTTCTCCCCGCAGGGCATGAACGCCGACGGCTTCAAAAATCGCAATCTGTTCCAGAGCGGTTATCTGGTGGGCGACTGGCAGCCCGGCCAGCCTTTTATCCGCGCCGGTGAGTTTGCCGAAATGGATCACGGCCACGATTTCTACGCGCCGCAGAGTTTCGCAACGCCGGACGGACGCCGCATCGTGATCGGCTGGCTGGATATGTGGGAGTCGCCGCTGCCGGAGCAGCAGGACGGCTGGGCGGGCATGCTCTCCCTGCCGCGGGAACTTAGCCTGAGCCATGATAACCGCCTGCAAATGCGCCCGGCGAAAGAGGTGGAAAGCCTGCGTCAGGCCTGGTTCCCGTGGCCGGTCAGCACCCTTAAAAATCAGCAGATCAGCGTGGCGGAAAACGCCGGGGCCATGGAAGTGGTGCTGAACTGGAATAGCGCCGACAGCACCGCCGAACAATACGGCATCAGCCTCGGCGACGGCCTGCGGGTGTATGTCGATGCCCAGCAGCAGCGGCTGGTGCTGGAGCGGTATTATCCGCAGCACGCTTTATGCGGGACGCGCAGCGTGCCGTTATCCCCCGATCGCGATCTCAGTGTGCGGCTGTTTATCGACAGCTCCTCCGTTGAAGTTTTTGTGAATAACGGCGAAGCCTGCCTCAGCAGCCGTATTTATCCGGATGCCGGAAACCGGGAATTACGTTTATTCGCCTGGAGCGGAAGCGCTTCATTAACCGACGGCGGCGCCTGGCAGCTGGAATAA